GGGATGCAACGGTATCCCGAGGTGTTTAGCCCCTTGATGATGGCCATGGTCCGGGCGGGGGAACAGGGTGGGATGCAGGGGGATATGGCCCTCCGGCTGGCTGATTACATCCAGCGGGACATCGAACTGCGCAACCTCATCCGGCGCGAGACGTTTTATCCCAAACTCGTTTTTGGGGCCTCGATCCTGATCATTTTGGCAACCAATCTCATCATCAACATGGTCGCCCCGGGCAAATCTGGCATCACGGCGGAATCGTTGATCTGGTTTGTGGTGGCCGGACTCGTTGCCGCCGGATTCTTTTTCCGGAAATACGCATTGAAAAATCCAGCGGTCAAATACTCCTGGGATGCCTTTCTTTTGGGTGTGCCTTACATCGGGACGATGGTGCACGGGTTTGCCATGGCGATGTTCGGTCGGGCCTTCGGCGCACTTTATGAAGCGGGTGTCCCAACCCGCGAAGCATTGCTGCTTGGGGCCGACAGCTGTGCCAACGAGGCGGTCCGCGCCCGGGTTTATCCGATTGTCCACCGACTGGGCGAGGGACAGGGCATTTATGAAACGTTTGCCGAATCCGGGGCGTTCACCCCGATCGTCCTCGACATGGTCAAAACCGGGGAGATGACGGGGAACATGCACGACATGCTGATCAAGGTCAGCGAGTATTACGAAGATGAGGGGACGACCAAAGCGCGGCAGGCGGCAAGCCTTTACGGAGTCGGGATGCTGATCGTCGTCGGGATTTATGTCGCCTATATCGTGATCAAGTTCTACACGGGGTATGCCTCGGGTGCGATGAGCAATCTGGGTGAATGACCACTATTCCAATTTGGGCGTTTCCCCCGACGCCACCGACTCCGAGATCAAATCGGCATTCCGCCGCTTGGCCAGGCAGTACCACCCGGATCTCAACCCCGGGGATGCGGCCAAGTCCCGGTTTCTGTCGATAAAGGATTCTTACGAGACCCTTTCCAACCCGGAACGGAAGGCGGTCTACGACCGGTTTCGGAAGCGGGGCTCCGGCGACCCCGTTGCTGCGGAAAGCCGTCCCCAGGCGCAACCCGATCCGGGACGGGTGCAGACAGCCGGCTATTTCAGCGGCCGCCAAGCTTGGAAAGACGAGCCGGCGGCCGATATCAGCAAAGAGGAGTTCTTGCGGCGGCAGAAAATGGTGTCCGAGATGGAGAGGCTCTCCCGCCAAGGGAGGTTGGCCGAGGCGGAAGCGGTCGCCAAGCAGCTGTCTTCCCTCGGGATCCGGAATGCGGCGGTGTATGGGGTTTTGGGCGATGCGGCCCGGATCAAGGGCGATTTTGCCGAGGCGGCCAAGCAGTTTGGCTATGCGGCGCAGTACGACCCATCCAGCGATCGTTACCGGGATTTGAGCGTTGCGATGATGGAAGCGCTGGCCCGGAAGCCCAAGCCTTCGGCCTACCAGTCGGAAAAGGCGCCCAGCTATGCGCTGTTGTTCGGGCTGATTTCTGTTGTGGCGGCGGTGTGCTACACGGCGGTGGCCCGGGAGCCGGCGATCGCCAG
This window of the Armatimonadota bacterium genome carries:
- a CDS encoding type II secretion system F family protein, with the translated sequence MPVFEYQATDAVGKQVRGTIIGDSLDLVAGRLAEQGLKVSQLGMAQSAGDPLAGFAPAESPRGAIPETRIPPTDPRSRLETDLLGPLVGGVALSKLQFMFRQLGTMLNAGIEIRQALETLGAQSQGKLREVLFELRDHTAAGRPMSVGMQRYPEVFSPLMMAMVRAGEQGGMQGDMALRLADYIQRDIELRNLIRRETFYPKLVFGASILIILATNLIINMVAPGKSGITAESLIWFVVAGLVAAGFFFRKYALKNPAVKYSWDAFLLGVPYIGTMVHGFAMAMFGRAFGALYEAGVPTREALLLGADSCANEAVRARVYPIVHRLGEGQGIYETFAESGAFTPIVLDMVKTGEMTGNMHDMLIKVSEYYEDEGTTKARQAASLYGVGMLIVVGIYVAYIVIKFYTGYASGAMSNLGE
- a CDS encoding DnaJ domain-containing protein encodes the protein MNDHYSNLGVSPDATDSEIKSAFRRLARQYHPDLNPGDAAKSRFLSIKDSYETLSNPERKAVYDRFRKRGSGDPVAAESRPQAQPDPGRVQTAGYFSGRQAWKDEPAADISKEEFLRRQKMVSEMERLSRQGRLAEAEAVAKQLSSLGIRNAAVYGVLGDAARIKGDFAEAAKQFGYAAQYDPSSDRYRDLSVAMMEALARKPKPSAYQSEKAPSYALLFGLISVVAAVCYTAVAREPAIASGVAPVSTWTLGQIVMAGVAGFSIGSSLSAAGQIEHFDLGGGAAGYRLHPGIVVLLVSLANFWLAAALYVLVGLTQKSFHAGVTKVLAGSALAVGALSMARFGYGWEAVAQTAVWSGGIVYPAGLAGWLLADSLRRV